In Halorubrum sp. PV6, a single window of DNA contains:
- a CDS encoding CRTAC1 family protein has protein sequence MRDGGRAVLVALLLVLAGCSAGGAFGTGGDDAGREPARLQFEDATAASGLSYEATGTGVGSGNSGVYVADVNRDSWPDILATGGAEPALFVNDGGTFTRREALPGVPGEIKSAAFVDVEGDGWPDLLLFGKDGTVRAYHNDEGTFEPTDYGIGTLSYPLGATAADYDGDGDQDLFVYQSGSWRESKPAGYFNLNTTVDTDNGHPNYLYENVNGSFERVRTDDIGGDHWSLAASFADLTGDGRPDIHVANDYNDDTLYVNRGGGSFERRSLGGSTARNGMASEVADVTGDGRPDVFVSNIWFPDLQANMEPERYDRLKRLLEFVIHSSRTKGNTLLVGQGDGTFTDQADGLGVRRGGWGWAASMTDFDNDGDRDLVHTTQHVIRVDREDPVYTYPMAFQSNRSAAGDDGAFTRVNKTVNGMRETDGRGLATLDYDRDGAQELVVATYDDPFVVYDNAGTGDRNSVQFRVVDDAGATALGAEVTVTADGEQTGEQKIHQTDNTDYLSQDSRVEHVGVGDAETVSLRVVWPDGTERRFEDVDANQRFRIAESGIVAVSSTAAEGSADPDSS, from the coding sequence ATGCGGGACGGTGGACGCGCCGTCCTCGTGGCCCTGCTCCTCGTCCTCGCCGGCTGTTCGGCGGGGGGCGCGTTCGGGACGGGCGGCGACGACGCGGGCCGGGAGCCGGCCCGACTGCAGTTCGAAGACGCGACGGCGGCGTCGGGGCTCTCGTACGAGGCGACCGGCACCGGCGTCGGCAGCGGGAACTCGGGCGTCTACGTCGCCGACGTGAACCGCGACTCGTGGCCGGACATCCTCGCCACCGGCGGGGCGGAGCCGGCGCTGTTCGTCAACGACGGCGGGACGTTCACACGGCGGGAGGCGCTGCCGGGCGTCCCCGGCGAGATCAAAAGCGCCGCGTTCGTCGACGTCGAGGGCGACGGCTGGCCCGACCTGCTTCTGTTCGGCAAAGACGGGACGGTCCGGGCGTACCACAACGACGAGGGGACCTTCGAGCCGACCGACTACGGCATCGGGACCCTCTCGTACCCGCTCGGCGCGACGGCCGCCGACTACGACGGCGACGGCGACCAGGACCTGTTCGTCTACCAGTCGGGGTCCTGGCGCGAGTCGAAGCCGGCGGGCTACTTCAACCTCAACACGACCGTCGACACCGACAACGGGCACCCGAACTACCTCTACGAGAACGTCAACGGGTCGTTCGAGCGCGTCCGGACGGACGACATCGGAGGCGACCACTGGAGCCTGGCGGCGAGTTTCGCCGACCTGACCGGCGACGGCCGCCCCGACATCCACGTCGCCAATGACTACAACGACGACACGCTCTACGTCAACCGCGGCGGCGGGTCGTTCGAGCGCCGGTCGCTCGGCGGGTCGACGGCGCGGAACGGGATGGCCTCCGAGGTGGCCGACGTGACGGGCGACGGGCGGCCGGACGTGTTCGTCTCGAACATCTGGTTCCCGGATTTACAGGCGAACATGGAGCCCGAGCGCTACGACCGGCTGAAACGGCTCTTGGAGTTCGTGATCCACTCCAGCCGGACGAAGGGGAACACGCTGCTCGTCGGGCAGGGCGACGGCACGTTCACTGATCAGGCCGACGGCCTCGGCGTCCGCCGGGGCGGGTGGGGGTGGGCCGCGAGCATGACCGACTTCGACAACGACGGCGACCGCGACCTGGTCCACACGACCCAACACGTCATCAGAGTCGACCGGGAGGACCCCGTCTACACCTACCCAATGGCGTTCCAGTCGAACCGGAGCGCCGCCGGCGACGACGGCGCGTTCACGCGCGTGAACAAGACGGTAAACGGGATGCGAGAGACCGACGGCCGGGGGTTAGCCACCCTCGATTACGACCGCGACGGGGCACAGGAGCTCGTCGTCGCGACGTACGACGACCCGTTCGTCGTCTACGACAACGCCGGGACCGGCGACCGCAACAGCGTCCAGTTCCGCGTCGTCGACGACGCCGGCGCGACCGCGCTCGGCGCCGAGGTGACCGTGACGGCCGACGGCGAGCAGACGGGAGAACAGAAGATCCACCAGACGGACAACACGGACTACCTCTCGCAGGACTCGCGGGTCGAACACGTCGGCGTCGGCGACGCGGAGACGGTGTCGCTGCGCGTCGTCTGGCCCGACGGCACCGAACGCCGGTTCGAGGACGTCGACGCGAACCAGCGGTTCCGGATAGCCGAGTCCGGGATCGTCGCGGTGTCGTCCACGGCGGCCGAGGGGTCGGCCGATCCCGACTCATCATAA
- a CDS encoding ABC transporter substrate-binding protein: MISRRHFVTLTGASGAAALAGCTDSSGGGGGDGSDGSDGSDGSDGTGGSGVVDTTLVGATNNGVPTNMHVNPMATQNYDWIAGNHLFERFAAYNFTTQEFELAGLSDWSFDGTTVTLTLRDDLAWDTGDDVTAGDVITQFKLMQKTGATLWDYVESVEQGDDDKTVVLNLSDPTNPQIIKHTLANGDLRIHAYQPVYEKFLDQEASAVQQFKWEEDIHGNGPFSFESKSDQGWTLRRNENFHAADNVNYNTYELLTRTDNTALQQGLLGGELDVVSSLFTPPTIVANFPDRVEEVQLPAKWGYGAIFNHDDEDFGKRKVRQAIAHVINRQQVADNSGPRTKTPAPKVTGIPPEDQETWLGDDLDSFEGYGPNASNTEKAASLLREAGYTKSDGTWQDGDGNALGGSYITPAGWTDWTTATNTVVDQLNSFGFDFEINSLPQGDYFGAYIESNFTMGAFYWLPGGARSSFPYFPLRWQMKIPDIDGGHNFPEGEHTVPAMDGSGEMTLDPLEEITSVATSQDEAAVEETVKRVAWHHNQNIPVLSLVAKVDQSWLTDAEWNVAGEDDPARGVKWPSHWLPKQGKLGAKQ, from the coding sequence ATGATTAGCCGACGGCACTTCGTGACGCTCACCGGCGCGTCGGGTGCCGCAGCCCTCGCCGGCTGTACCGACAGCAGCGGCGGTGGCGGTGGCGACGGAAGCGACGGGAGCGACGGAAGCGACGGGAGCGACGGCACCGGTGGATCGGGCGTCGTCGACACGACCCTCGTCGGGGCGACCAACAACGGGGTTCCGACGAACATGCACGTGAACCCGATGGCGACCCAGAACTACGACTGGATCGCCGGGAACCACCTCTTCGAGCGCTTCGCCGCGTACAACTTCACGACGCAGGAGTTCGAACTTGCGGGCCTCTCCGACTGGTCGTTCGACGGGACGACCGTGACGCTCACGCTGCGCGACGACCTCGCGTGGGACACCGGCGACGACGTGACGGCCGGCGACGTCATCACGCAGTTCAAGCTGATGCAGAAGACGGGCGCCACGCTCTGGGACTACGTCGAGAGCGTCGAGCAGGGCGACGACGACAAGACGGTCGTGTTGAACCTGAGCGATCCGACGAACCCGCAGATCATCAAACACACGCTGGCGAACGGCGACCTCCGGATTCACGCGTATCAGCCGGTTTACGAGAAGTTCCTCGATCAGGAGGCCTCGGCCGTCCAGCAGTTCAAGTGGGAAGAAGACATCCACGGCAACGGCCCGTTCTCGTTCGAGTCGAAAAGCGATCAGGGCTGGACGCTGCGCCGCAACGAGAACTTCCACGCCGCCGACAACGTCAATTACAACACGTACGAGCTGCTCACCCGCACCGACAACACCGCGCTCCAGCAGGGACTGCTGGGCGGTGAACTCGACGTCGTCTCCAGTCTGTTTACCCCGCCGACCATCGTCGCCAACTTCCCGGACCGCGTCGAGGAGGTTCAGCTCCCGGCCAAGTGGGGGTACGGCGCCATTTTCAACCACGACGACGAGGACTTCGGCAAACGGAAGGTTCGACAGGCTATCGCACACGTGATCAACCGCCAGCAGGTCGCCGACAACTCGGGGCCGCGGACGAAAACCCCCGCACCGAAGGTCACCGGCATCCCGCCGGAAGACCAGGAGACGTGGCTCGGCGACGACCTCGACAGCTTCGAGGGGTACGGTCCGAACGCGTCCAACACAGAGAAGGCCGCCTCGCTGCTCCGCGAGGCCGGCTACACCAAGTCCGACGGCACGTGGCAAGACGGCGACGGCAACGCGCTCGGCGGCAGCTACATCACCCCGGCCGGCTGGACCGACTGGACGACGGCGACCAACACGGTCGTCGACCAGCTCAACTCCTTCGGGTTCGACTTCGAGATCAACTCGCTCCCGCAGGGCGACTACTTCGGCGCCTACATCGAGTCCAACTTCACGATGGGCGCCTTCTACTGGCTTCCCGGCGGCGCCCGCTCGTCGTTCCCGTACTTCCCGCTGCGCTGGCAGATGAAGATCCCGGACATCGACGGCGGCCACAACTTCCCCGAGGGCGAACACACCGTCCCCGCGATGGACGGCTCCGGCGAGATGACGCTCGACCCCCTCGAAGAGATCACCTCGGTCGCAACGTCGCAGGACGAGGCGGCCGTCGAAGAGACGGTCAAGCGCGTCGCGTGGCACCACAACCAGAACATCCCGGTGTTGAGCCTCGTCGCCAAGGTCGACCAGTCGTGGCTCACCGACGCCGAGTGGAACGTCGCCGGCGAAGACGACCCCGCTCGCGGCGTCAAGTGGCCCTCGCACTGGCTCCCGAAGCAGGGCAAGCTGGGCGCAAAGCAGTAA
- a CDS encoding ABC transporter permease: MVNYYVRRTARVFVTVFLVASLTFGLVRLLPGGPFTLLRAQLLRQGVPADEVDARIANLQNIRPNEPLWQQYIDYMLALFQGNLGESISLGEPVVAVIAKAAPWTVFVVLVSTILVFVIGIFIGSLQAYWEGSRFDQLVTGVSISLMSLPFYVVAVIALYIFAYQLGWLPTAGTVSNSVERSLGVPFLVSALKHSILPIVSYTLGAAGGQALAMRGNSIQVLGNDYVQVARLRGLSDRRIATRYVARNAILPMYTGFLLLLGFRLGGTVILEQIFSYTGLGYYMITALNANDYPLMMGTFLVITVALVVGVFIADLTYSRIDPRISAGESDEAY, from the coding sequence ATGGTCAACTACTACGTGCGGCGGACCGCCAGAGTGTTCGTCACGGTCTTCCTCGTAGCGTCGCTGACGTTCGGGCTAGTTCGGCTCCTGCCCGGCGGTCCGTTCACGCTGCTGCGCGCGCAACTGCTGCGACAGGGGGTGCCGGCCGACGAGGTCGACGCGAGAATCGCGAACCTCCAGAACATCCGGCCCAACGAACCGCTGTGGCAGCAGTACATCGACTACATGCTCGCGCTGTTCCAGGGCAACCTCGGCGAGTCCATCTCGCTCGGTGAGCCCGTGGTGGCGGTGATAGCCAAGGCCGCGCCGTGGACCGTGTTCGTCGTGCTCGTCTCGACGATTCTGGTCTTCGTCATCGGCATCTTCATCGGGTCGCTGCAGGCGTACTGGGAGGGGAGCCGCTTCGACCAGCTGGTCACCGGCGTCTCCATCTCGCTGATGTCGCTCCCGTTCTACGTCGTCGCGGTCATCGCGCTGTACATCTTCGCCTACCAGCTCGGGTGGCTCCCGACGGCGGGCACGGTCAGCAACAGCGTCGAACGCAGCCTCGGGGTGCCGTTCCTCGTCAGCGCGCTGAAACACAGCATCCTGCCCATCGTCTCGTACACGCTGGGCGCCGCCGGCGGTCAGGCGCTCGCGATGCGCGGGAACAGCATCCAGGTACTGGGCAACGACTACGTACAGGTGGCGCGGCTCCGCGGGCTCTCCGACCGCCGTATCGCGACGCGATACGTCGCGCGGAACGCCATCCTCCCGATGTACACGGGGTTCCTGCTCCTGCTCGGCTTCCGTCTCGGCGGGACCGTCATCTTAGAGCAGATCTTCTCGTACACCGGGCTCGGCTACTACATGATCACGGCGCTCAACGCCAACGACTACCCGCTGATGATGGGGACGTTCCTCGTCATCACCGTGGCGCTCGTCGTGGGCGTGTTCATCGCCGACCTGACGTACAGCCGGATCGACCCGCGGATCAGCGCAGGTGAGTCAGATGAAGCCTACTGA
- a CDS encoding glycoside hydrolase family 3 N-terminal domain-containing protein: protein MQSSSKQPLYKDDTVTLTKRVDDLLERMTLEEKAGQLVGTWAGQLSEFKSVDDVADEVREHGVGAVASFGWGGAVDMRLDDIVENVNRLQEVALSETRLGIPLLFNVDAVHGHAYVAEGTAFPNGLGVGATWDADRAEQAAAVTATEVRRSGAHQNYSPTCDVARDPRWGRAFETFGESPYLCGKLAAGKVRGYQGDGIEERDSVIATAKHFPAYSEPARGEDAAPVEVSEYVLRNVFLPSFFEALDEDVESVMPCYNAIDGEPAHGSRRYLTDLLRGTLGFDGTIVSDWSGVQMLHGDHKITEDHRGSVRQTRDAGLDIASVDAVDHAEHLVSLVEEGELAEATVDESVRRVLEQKFRLGLFEDAFVDLTEARDVVGADPHREASLDAARESMTLLKNDDLLPLDGDEDVLVAGPNADEPVHQLGGWSVPDAEGTDIVTVRDGIGAVTDGEVVYERGATMNDELDVDAAVEAAADVDVAVVAVGEPWYLHEFGPSVDTGTEPDEFPNRHSLALPDAQRDLVEAIHETGTPVVGVLVTGRPLILDWMAEHVPALLMAYYPGTMGGRAVAETLFGENEPGGRLPISIPRSEGHLPTRFNHFPHPTPIGQDEHPSSYDPLFEFGHGLSYAEFEYGEATLDASTIGPHETTTLQVPVENVSDRAGTEVVQVYVTDHASATVTPVRELRGFERVSLDAGEATTVEVKLDAASFGRVDDDGVRQTDAGEYTVRVGEQTVELRVETTYN, encoded by the coding sequence ATGCAGTCGAGTAGCAAGCAGCCGCTATATAAAGACGATACTGTCACTCTCACGAAGCGCGTCGACGACCTTCTGGAGAGGATGACACTCGAAGAGAAGGCCGGGCAGCTCGTCGGGACGTGGGCCGGGCAGCTCAGCGAGTTCAAGTCGGTCGACGACGTCGCCGACGAGGTCCGGGAACACGGGGTCGGCGCCGTCGCGTCGTTCGGGTGGGGCGGTGCGGTCGACATGCGGCTGGACGACATCGTGGAGAACGTAAACCGGCTCCAGGAGGTCGCCCTCTCGGAGACCCGCCTCGGGATTCCGCTGCTGTTCAACGTCGACGCCGTCCACGGTCACGCCTACGTGGCCGAGGGGACGGCGTTCCCGAACGGGCTCGGCGTCGGCGCGACGTGGGACGCGGACAGGGCGGAACAGGCCGCCGCCGTCACCGCGACCGAGGTCCGGCGATCCGGCGCACACCAGAACTACTCGCCGACCTGTGACGTGGCCCGCGACCCCCGGTGGGGGCGCGCGTTCGAGACGTTCGGCGAGAGCCCGTACCTCTGCGGGAAGCTGGCGGCGGGGAAGGTACGCGGGTATCAGGGAGACGGCATCGAGGAGCGAGACTCGGTCATCGCGACGGCGAAGCACTTCCCGGCGTACAGCGAGCCCGCGCGCGGCGAGGACGCCGCGCCGGTCGAGGTGTCCGAGTACGTGCTGCGGAACGTCTTCCTCCCGTCGTTCTTCGAGGCGCTCGACGAGGACGTCGAGTCGGTGATGCCGTGTTACAACGCCATCGACGGCGAACCGGCGCACGGCTCGCGCCGGTACCTCACCGACCTGCTCCGGGGGACGCTCGGCTTCGACGGGACCATCGTCTCCGACTGGAGCGGCGTCCAGATGCTCCACGGCGACCACAAGATAACCGAGGACCACCGCGGCTCGGTCCGACAGACGCGCGATGCGGGACTCGACATCGCGTCCGTGGACGCGGTCGACCACGCCGAGCATCTCGTGTCCTTAGTCGAGGAGGGCGAGCTCGCCGAGGCGACCGTCGACGAGAGCGTCAGGCGCGTCCTCGAACAGAAGTTCCGTCTCGGCCTGTTCGAAGACGCCTTCGTCGACCTCACCGAGGCGCGCGACGTCGTCGGCGCGGACCCGCACCGCGAGGCGTCGCTCGACGCGGCCCGCGAGTCGATGACGCTCCTGAAGAACGACGACCTGCTCCCGCTCGACGGCGACGAGGACGTGTTGGTCGCCGGCCCGAACGCCGACGAACCGGTCCACCAGCTCGGCGGGTGGAGCGTCCCCGACGCCGAGGGCACGGACATCGTGACGGTGCGCGACGGCATCGGCGCGGTCACGGACGGCGAGGTCGTCTACGAACGGGGCGCGACCATGAACGACGAGCTCGACGTCGACGCAGCCGTGGAGGCGGCCGCCGACGTCGACGTGGCCGTCGTCGCGGTCGGCGAGCCGTGGTACCTCCACGAGTTCGGCCCGTCGGTGGACACCGGCACCGAACCCGACGAGTTCCCCAACCGCCACTCGCTCGCGCTCCCCGACGCGCAGCGCGACCTCGTTGAGGCCATCCACGAGACGGGGACGCCCGTCGTCGGCGTGTTGGTCACCGGCCGGCCGCTCATCCTCGACTGGATGGCCGAGCACGTGCCGGCGCTGCTCATGGCGTACTACCCCGGAACGATGGGCGGGCGGGCCGTCGCCGAGACGCTGTTCGGCGAGAACGAGCCCGGCGGCCGGCTCCCGATTTCGATTCCGAGATCCGAGGGCCACCTGCCGACCCGGTTCAACCACTTCCCGCACCCGACACCGATCGGGCAGGACGAACACCCCTCGTCGTACGACCCCCTCTTCGAGTTCGGACACGGACTCAGCTACGCCGAGTTCGAGTACGGCGAGGCGACGCTCGACGCCTCGACCATCGGCCCTCACGAGACGACGACCCTGCAGGTCCCGGTCGAGAACGTGAGCGACCGAGCCGGCACCGAGGTCGTCCAGGTGTACGTCACCGACCACGCCAGCGCCACGGTGACCCCGGTCCGCGAGCTCCGCGGCTTCGAGCGCGTCTCGCTCGACGCCGGGGAAGCGACCACGGTGGAGGTCAAGCTCGACGCGGCGTCGTTCGGCCGGGTTGACGACGACGGCGTCCGCCAGACGGACGCCGGCGAGTACACGGTTCGCGTCGGCGAGCAGACGGTCGAGCTGCGCGTCGAAACGACCTACAACTGA
- a CDS encoding TrmB family transcriptional regulator: MDRDTLKRALENADLTGYEADAYLTLVDHGRLPAVDVAKKSSVPTSQVYETLRSLETKGFVETIDQDRLHAEPSDPVDILSHLRERGNLFTDAAEELEERWEQPDLKDHRVGVVKHAETVLEHVRTQVREADVAVELALTADQFESLRADLQAAADRDVIVHVAVYYEPDIAERSAEWELSGPNLEMRVVKIPGPFLAVLDRSRTYFAPNSRAEENYGILIHDNILSFINHWYFQTCLWYSWEPLSSNQQLPKTYISLKEFIRDVSALYHAGASIAVTIDGLDVETRAFRTVTGTVTNVYYPDIFTNHTPSLERLSTYSIVWLDTGSEELSVGGWGAVFEDLEAQKITLEAIAFDGDAQL; this comes from the coding sequence ATGGACCGGGACACACTCAAACGGGCGCTGGAAAACGCCGACCTCACGGGGTACGAGGCCGATGCGTACCTGACGCTCGTCGACCACGGGCGTCTGCCGGCCGTCGACGTGGCCAAGAAGTCCAGCGTCCCGACCTCACAGGTGTACGAGACGCTTCGGTCGTTAGAGACCAAGGGGTTCGTCGAGACCATCGATCAAGACCGACTGCACGCGGAGCCGTCCGACCCGGTCGACATCCTCTCGCACCTGCGGGAGCGCGGCAACCTCTTTACCGACGCCGCCGAGGAACTCGAAGAGCGGTGGGAGCAGCCGGATCTCAAAGACCACCGCGTCGGGGTCGTCAAACACGCCGAAACGGTGTTAGAGCACGTCCGAACGCAGGTCCGCGAGGCCGACGTGGCCGTCGAGCTCGCCTTGACCGCAGACCAGTTCGAGTCGCTCCGAGCCGACCTGCAGGCGGCCGCCGACCGCGACGTGATCGTTCACGTCGCCGTCTACTACGAGCCAGACATCGCCGAGCGGAGCGCGGAGTGGGAGCTTTCGGGGCCGAACTTGGAGATGCGCGTCGTCAAGATTCCGGGGCCGTTCCTCGCCGTCCTCGACCGGAGCCGCACCTACTTCGCGCCGAACTCGCGCGCCGAGGAGAACTACGGCATTCTGATCCACGACAACATTCTCTCCTTTATCAACCACTGGTACTTTCAGACCTGCCTCTGGTACTCGTGGGAGCCGCTGTCGTCGAACCAGCAGCTGCCGAAGACGTACATCAGCCTGAAGGAGTTCATCCGCGACGTGAGCGCGCTGTACCACGCCGGCGCGAGCATCGCCGTGACCATCGACGGGCTCGACGTGGAGACGAGGGCCTTCCGAACCGTCACCGGCACGGTCACGAACGTCTACTACCCGGACATCTTCACGAACCACACCCCGTCGCTCGAACGGCTCTCGACGTACTCCATCGTGTGGCTGGACACGGGCTCCGAAGAGCTGTCCGTCGGCGGCTGGGGGGCCGTCTTCGAGGACCTCGAAGCGCAGAAGATAACGCTCGAAGCGATCGCCTTCGACGGCGACGCTCAGTTGTAG